In the Sarcophilus harrisii chromosome 3, mSarHar1.11, whole genome shotgun sequence genome, one interval contains:
- the LOC100915065 gene encoding olfactory receptor 56A4-like, whose translation MALIGNSSSPLPSEFLLICFPGYQSWQHWLSLPLSLLFLLAMGANATLLLTIRLEASLHEPMYYLLSILSLLDIVLCITVIPKVLAIFWFDLRPISFPACFLQMYIMNSFLTMESCTFTVMAYDRYVAICKPLHYPAIITNQFVVKATIFIVARNALLTAPIPILSAQLNYCGDNIIKNCICTNLSVSLISCDDITFNRIYQFVIGWTLLGSDLIFIILSYSFILQAVLRIKAEGAAAKALSTCGSHFILILFFSTILLVLVITNVARKRIPHDVPILLNILHHLIPPAMNPIVYGVRTKEIKQGINKLLRRL comes from the coding sequence ATGGCACTCATTGGCAACAGCTcctctcctttgccttctgaattCCTCCTTATCTGTTTCCCCGGCTACCAGAGCTGGCAGCACTGGCTCTCCCTGCCCCTGAGCCTGCTGTTCTTATTGGCCATGGGGGCCAATGCTACATTGCTCCTCACTATAAGGCTAGAAGCATCCTTGCATGAACCCATGTACTATTTACTTAGCATACTATCTCTGCTGGATATTGTTCTCTGTATCACTGTCATCCCTAAGGTCTTGGCCATTTTCTGGTTTGATCTCAGACCCATCAGTTTTCCTGCCTGCTTCCTCCAGATGTACATCATGAATAGCTTCCTCACTATGGAGTCCTGTACATTCACTGTCATGGCCTATGATCGATACGTGGCTATCTGCAAACCGCTACATTATCCAGCTATCATCACGAATCAATTTGTGGTCAAGGCCACCATTTTCATTGTGGCTAGGAATGCTCTCCTTACTGCGCCTATTCCAATTCTCTCTGCCCAGCTCAATTACTGTGGAGACAACATCATCAAGAACTGCATCTGCACTAACTTGTCTGTCTCTTTAATTTCCTGTGATGACATCACTTTCAATCGGATCTACCAATTTGTGATTGGCTGGACTCTATTGGGTTCTGACCTCATCTTCATCATTCTCTCTTACTCTTTTATCCTTCAGGCTGTATTAAGGATCAAGGCGGAAGGGGCTGCAGCCAAGGCTCTGAGCACATGTGGCTCCCATTTcatccttattctctttttcagcACCATCTTACTGGTATTGGTCATCACCAACGTAGCCAGAAAAAGAATTCCTCATGATGTCCCCATCCTGCTCAACATTCTGCATCACCTCATCCCTCCAGCAATGAACCCGATTGTCTATGGAGTCCGAACAAAGGAGATCAAGCAAGGGATCAATAAGTTGTTGAGGAGATTGTGA
- the LOC100916285 gene encoding olfactory receptor 56A1-like codes for MAPVNNSLPGALSEFLLICFPGYQSWQHWLSLPLSLLFLLAMAANATLLLTIRLETSLHEPMYYLLSLLSLLDIVLCLTVIPKVLAVFWFDLKAISFSACFPQMFIMNSFLPMESCTFMIMEYDRYVAICHPLRYPSIIIDQFVVKASVFIIARNALISAPIPIFSSRLHYCGKKVIEHCLCANLFVPRLSCDNITLNRLYQLVASWIVVSSDLILIFISYTFILWAVPRIKAEGAAAKALSTCGFHFILILFFSTILLVVVLTNVARKRVPMDILILLNVLQHLIPPALNPIVYCVRTKEIKQGIQNLLKRKV; via the coding sequence ATGGCTCCTGTCAACAACAGCTTGCCTGGTGCACTCTCTGAGTTCCTCCTCATCTGCTTTCCTGGCTACCAGAGCTGGCAGCATTGGCTCTCCCTGCCCCTGAGCCTGCTCTTCCTCCTGGCTATGGCTGCCAATGCTACCCTTCTGCTCACCATCCGATTAGAGACCTCTCTACATGAGCCCATGTACTACCTGCTCAGCCTTCTCTCTTTGCTGGATATTGTGCTCTGTCTCACTGTTATTCCCAAGGTCCTGGCTGTCTTCTGGTTTGATCTCAAGGCTATCAGTTTCTCTGCCTGTTTCCCCCAGATGTTTATCATGAACAGTTTCCTTCCCATGGAGTCCTGCACCTTCATGATCATGGAATATGATCGCTATGTGGCCATTTGTCACCCCTTGCGCTATCCTTCCatcatcattgatcaatttgTGGTCAAGGCTAGTGTATTCATTATTGCTAGAAATGCTCTCATTTCTGCACCCATTCCCATCTTTTCCTCTAGACTTCATTACTGTGGGAAAAAAGTAATTGAGCACTGTCTTTGTGCTAACTTATTTGTGCCCAGACTTTCCTGTGACAACATTACCCTAAATAGACTTTACCAGTTAGTGGCTAGCTGGATTGTAGTCAGTTCTGACCTCATCctcatcttcatttcttatacCTTTATTCTTTGGGCTGTGCCGAGGATTAAGGCTGAGGGAGCTGCAGCCAAGGCTCTGAGCACATGTGGTTTCCACTTTATCCTCATCCTCTTCTTCAGCACCATCTTACTGGTTGTTGTTTTGACCAATGTGGCCAGGAAGAGAGTGCCCATGGACATCCTGATACTTCTCAATGTCCTTCAGCACCTCATCCCCCCAGCCCTGAATCCTATTGTCTATTGTGTGAGGACCAAGGAGATCAAACAAGGGATCCAGAACTTACTGAAAAGGAAGGTTTGA